The genomic DNA TAAATACCACATGTTTAGTTCCGCTCTGTGTTGATTCTGTCTGGTCAAAAAagtctttgtatttttttttttataacagaagTTCTAATATCAGTGTTAGCTGTATTTCAAATAACATAGTTTTATAtggcggcttagtggttagcatagtGGTTAGCTTAGTGGTCGTCTTCCACCTTcaaggtctgggttcaattcccatcttgGGTCCGAGTGCATGGTGCTCGCATGTTCACCCTgtgtttggtgagtttcctcacacagtccaaagacatgcatgttaggctaattggtgttcccaagttgtcaatagtgtgtgaatgaaaattGAGTGTCGAGCTGGTGAGTTGACCCCTTAAGTAAACTGCCATAGAAATGATGGATATATCTTCAGAATGAGGAGTATCTATAGCCCAATCTGTAGCATGTGGATGGCCCCCCTAAAAAAACcaacgatatatatatatatatatatatatatatatatatatatatatatatatatatatatatatgtgtgtgtgtgtgtgtgtgtgcgtgtgtgtatttttttcagtCACATGCTATATTAACTCCAAAAAAAGCAAGCCAACAAGGAAGCCTAGGAAACTGCAGGCAAAATGCAGATTTCTACCAGACAGACATATAGACAGAAATGAGAAGGGGAAAAGGGAGATAAATAGATATTGTTTCAAATTAAGTACCATTTCCTCTCATGCTACTTCCTTGTGGCCAAAAATAACAGATTGAGTAAATCCTACATTACTTCTAAACAATCATTCTAGAAGATtgactgttgattattttttaataaaagcatgCCTTGTATCTGTATCACATGTGCAATTATCAAAGACAAGGATTTTGACACAATTTCTTGTAATGAGAAAAGAGCTAATatgctaaaatatataataatgtaacattttgGACTAAGTCTACTTTGCTGACTAAGTTGCTGACTTTCATTAGTATAACGTATTTATGAAAGGTACAATTGTTATGTgtatgtaaaatatgttttgtactttttcttttgtaagtGTCAGGAAATTGTTAAATACACTAAATAATGTTTAGGTGGAAATGATGGTTTTAAATCAGCAAATGTTTAAATTGCACGCAAGTATATGTaagtgagcacacacacaccagtgatTTGAGTCGGTCGATTTCTCTCTGCACAGAGTCAATCTGTAGTTTGTAGACTCTCAGCTCTTCTTTGACTGTAGTGAGGGACTGAATGCTGGGTTGAGATGAAACGCTCATCAAGGAGAGCTGCAGTCACAAAAACATCAGCAAAATTATACGAAGAATATTTGAATACCTAAATTGCTAAATTATTGAAATGACctttcatattatattatattatattatattatattatattatattatattatattatattatattatattatattatattatattatattatattatattatattgaatGTTCTTATTATAAATGTCCACTAGGGGGAGACACAGGCTGAAAATCATATAACCCATGCCAACGCCTGTAGAGGTTAATTTAAGCAGACACtgtgactgattttttttttttttagtttgattAGGAAGAATCTGGAGCAAGGTCTCTTACGCTGTCCTGGACAGAATGAAGGGCATCCTGTTTGCTGCGCTGTGCTAGAGCTTCATAGTGAGCTTTAACGTCAGCGAGGGCAGAGGTCAGGTCCTGTGCCTGTGCTGTGTTATCCACAGAGATGGAGACAGCTGACTTCACACTGCCAGTAACAATGTTCCTGACCTCTTTaactttctaaaaaataaaaaacaccaaaCACATCCGCACATACAGTGAGAAAGTTTTCAATACATTAGAAAACAATGTTTAAggcattaatattaaaaaatttaacttcattgttaaataagtgtgtgtactcACAGCATCGTACAGCTGCTTGGACAGAGCAATCTGATCTTCCAGACCACTGATACCAGTTTGCAGCTCAAAAATAGTGAGGTAAATGCTGTCCacctcctgtaaaaaaaaatgtacattaaagATGGATATAAAATGTtgtacataaatatttacacacacaccctcctttacattttttttattttgaagctTTAGAGCTGTAGCATTATATGGACAAGATTGTTCAAGATCAAGATCAACTGTTTCAAGATTGAGCTGTTTTAAGATTATGGACTATTTTTTGCAtagattttttacatataatctacatttattacatttactttCCCGATAatcacaatgtaaaaaaaaaaaaaaaaaaaaaaaaaaaaaattcctaccTCCTTTAAAGTTCCCCACTCCAACTCCAAAGATTTGGTCTGGCCCACTTCCTCATCATATCTTAGATTTAGAGTgaggaaataaatatttcactGATCTATCTACTTTCTATACCTTTTTGATACAGAAATATATACGTCTCATTTATTGTCCAGGACACATTTCTTACCTGGCCTGCACATCGGCAATGATGCCTTTATAGTGTTCGATCTCAGCAATGATGGCCTCTTTAGTGGCTGTAAGACCGTCAATCTGGGATTTGTAGCTTCCAATAGTTGATGTGAGCAGGATGGAGGGGCTGGCAGGACCTCCCTGCTCAGGATTGGTGAACATGGCAATCTTGGCTTTCAGTATAGCATTGTGCTGCTCCAGCGACCGAGCCTGAATTACATCAGTCACAAATAACATTGAGGTTAAGGTCTCTAAAGATAATAGTAAATATCATAAATCGAGTGGCAGCAAATATCATAAATCGAGTGGCAGCTGGAATGAGCATAATGCTTCTCCTCGGGCAGATGTGTAACCATGGAATCgattttttaatacattgtaTGAATACATTCTTCTTGcactttttgtttctgtttttgtttcacaataaaacaattgaatTTTCTTGAGGACATCAAaagattattcatttattcatacaaTGGAGACTGTTAAATTACCAACCACTGTGCTATACGTTTACgttaagaaacaaaaatactATTGTGCCCCACGGTATAACAATGTACTTGGCCTCTTAGTGGTTCCACTGGGTCAAATAATGTTCTTCTAAGGTACAATTGCTATAGTACTGATGTTACCATCCTAGTCATATGTAGTTAATTCTTGAACCGAGAAAATGCACTTCAGTACTATATTGAGGGTCACCTTACCTTATCAATGAAAGATGCAAACTTGTCATTGAGGACTTGCAGCTCTTCTTTCTCCTTCATACGTGTAATCTGCACTGTGTCCATGGATGGGAGTGAGGGGTCAATGGTAGGCACTGGACTGACGCCTGCATCCACTGTGGTGGTGGAGCTCAAGAAGGATGGGTTAAAGCCATAACCTCCAACCTTGAAGACACGGCCACCCAGACGAGCTCTAAGTGGAGCCACACCAGCCCTGAAGCCTGCAGCTCTGGCACCTACAGCTCCCAGACCATAACCACTACCTAAGGCAAGTGCGCCTCCACCCAGGCCGAAACCTGCTCCACCCGCACCAGCACCTGCACCAGCTCCTAGAGCTAGACCTAGACCACCAATTCCTAGCCCCAAACCAAAACCCCCACCAGAAGCTCCTGCGCCCCTTGCCAGGCCAAGTGAACGAGACAGAACTAGGCTAGAACCTCCACCTCCTCTGGCCCCTGTGAACAGACTGTTGCTTCCATAAGTAGCTCCATATCTGACTGCCCCACCagttaatttcacatttctgtCAGCCATATTCTCTCAGAGCTGGGGTCCAGGTCTTTGCAGAGGAGTCCTGGTGCACAGTCAGGCTGTCCCACTCTCTCTCCGGTCTTTAAATAAACCAGCCTTTATACAAGCTGCTCACGTTAGCTGCTGCTGATTTGCTGTAGCTCTGTGCCAGTCTAAGTCACATGTTTAAGCTGACTGGCAGACCAGCGTCCCCCCTAGAGGCACTGGTATGCCTCAGACATGTTAGGACTAACTCAACAACCCATGGCCTGAATAGAGTTGAGGTGCTTCTGTCTAAACTTTTTTATTGATGCTGAAAAGTGCCCTATAATACTGCCTAAATCCAAATGCAGTGAGTGACATACTCTTGAAGTCTCACCTTGGGTTTTATGACATTAATGAAACAGTAAGAATGTTGTTTGCCATGAAAGATCTCTGCTCTCATAAATCAGCTTAGGTTTGACAGTGAGAAGCAGGTGGAAATtctatttcaaaatatttttttttgcccaaaggaaagaaaataatatcTGCAGCACAGTCGAATGGTATGTGACATGctgtaacagaaaaaaatatctcaGAGCAATATTGGATCGCAAAGCCTTGTTTACCCTGCTTTAGCCTGTTATGTAAATGGAAGGGTTTACAAGCTTTTGGGGTAATACTGCTTAGTCGTCAACCTTTAAAATCCTCCAAAAATCCTTGACTTtgatatttgtagttttttttttttttttttgctagcttCTTGcttcatgctaaaaaaaataatactaatattgGCAAAGTCCCAAGGGTACTGATTTGTGGAATCATTAATGAGCTTTTCTTGGAGGCTGCAGAGGGCTGAGTGTTGCCTCTAGCCTCTCATAGTGGAAACTATCAGACACCATCCTCAAATTTCAAAAGTCACATATCAATTATGATTGCtatgcaaattatttaagtgATTGAATTAATTCATAACATATTCCATTTACATTCATGGTCTTTTACAATGAAAAATGCACACAGCGTGTTAAAGTTTATTTAGGTGGACAtttaaagcagacattttgggGGAGCTATTGAGAACTGATTATCAAGAATAATGATTGTTCGTGCCATGTTACTTTTGCTGCCTGGattaaaataaaagcagaaattttTGCCCATTATAAATGGCTCTAAACCTGAGATTTTACTTAGGAGGCAATTTACCTACCTAGGAGGAGGAAGGGGAAGAAacaaggaagaggaggaggaggaggaggagaaggaggaggagaacgAAGTAGAAGAAATCAGAAGTTCCATGCCAGaggtttataataaataatttaccaAGTATGTAGTTTAATAAGCTTTATTTAGCATGAATAATTTGCAACTACAATAGCTAGCTTTCATTACTACActataaaatattcaaaaaacaaactagaaaaaaagtaaaactttataTTATTACTTTCAACACTTGAGTCTGTTTTCCTTTAATTTCCTTCATTTTGAGTGTGCTGCCAGGGTAAGTTATATAGTCATGTACAAATGATTTCCTATTATATAAGTTTGGTATAATTGCTGTTTATAATTGTTTCTGGCTAAGCTGACTTCTAAAATGACGTATGACAAATGAATAAGTAAACATAAATGAGTCAGATCAATCTATTATTTAACCATGATTTTCTCACTATTCTCAATCTTTAAGCACGTTCGGGCAAAAacaattgtgtttttaaattcaGTAAACATCTTAAAGCCCTTCAGTTGATTGACAAGAAgtgttagatttaaaaaaacaacaactttattttgttcatcagggacgctCGAAAGCAGGAGGCAAGTCAATGTGGAGTATCATCCCATCAGCACCttggacagcagcaatcggtAAACCTGCACCACAAGGCTGATGCTTCATTACAGTCCACAGCTGGCCTAATGTTCAACTTCTTTATATAACGTCCACACACagtgcagtatatatatagatgGCTATTGAATATATTGAAAGCAGGGAAAACATATTCACATAGCCTAAACGAGTGTTTTTTAACTCCTTTTTTTCTATAGAGGAGAAGAAAccgaaattaaaaacaaatgcagACATGTCCCACGGTATGAGTAATACGGAGCAGCATGGGGTGTTTCACAATGCATCCAAGACATCTACAAGTCCCGCATAGTTACAGATCTCCATGTTATCGTGATACAGCTACAGATTCCAGGACTCCGGCCTCCACGGCTCCGGTGTGCGCGGATACGGCGGCGGTGTCCTGACGGCCAGGCGGAGGTGCAGTGCGTCCGGCGGCAGGACGCGCGATCACGCAGCGATCCGCTTTTCTTGCGGCCGGGACAGGGCTGAGCTGATCCCTCTCGTATTCCTCCTGAGCGCGCTGGATCTTCCGCCTCTTCATCTTGCCTTTGTGGCAGTGGTGCGTGGTGAGAGAAAGCGCCACGATGCCGACGATCGCGACGCCCAGGAGGATGAGCGCGAAGGTGGAAGAGAGCGGCGGCGGGAACGGCTCAACTTTCTCCGCGCAAGTGCCGTTAACGCAGCGCCAACTCTCTGTGCTCCTGAAACTCATCTCCACTGGACTGCAGGGATTTGATCCCACACTGTAAAAAGACGCTGGACTGGGTGTCAGTTAAGCGTCGGTTTTCTCGCCCCTAAAAAAACCAAACGGTAATGGCTGTGGTACCGGTTCCACCGACAATCCGAGCTCGCCGGACAGCTTTGGAAACTGGATAAGAGGGACTGTCCAGATGCTGATAGACGCCTTCGTTCAGTGTTAATCAATATATAGGACACGGAGGACACAAACTATATTCTGATCGTCTTATAAAAACGTTTCCGAATAAAAACGAAGCAGCAGAGTCCAGGTTCCCACAGTGTTCCAGCGGGCGGTCCTGTGCGGGCGCAGTGCTGTCCGAGTCCCCcgttctctgtgtgtctctctctctcttacacacacacacacacacacacactcagacacacacacacacacgcacacctttGTCTTCCTATCCTTGCAAGGACcttcatataataaaaaataagattacAGCTACATAACAATCATATGCTACAGTAATATGTATGCTAACGTCATCTCAATAACCAAGAGAAGACAATTTGTCTTTGGGGACAACTCAAATGTCCCCATGTGGTTGGATATTTCTATCCTTACGGGGACAATTAGTTCCCACCTAGATATAAaaacatgaccacacacacacgcgcgcgcgcgcacacctAGGAACCCAGGCACTGACGTCATCTTCACCATTCCGAAGTCTTGGTGTGATCACGGGTCAAACAGTGCACTCACTCGGGTTAGatagttaaaaataattatttcagcACCACAGTGAATGTTTAATGAAGGGCTTCCGTCAGTATAGAAATCCCGTATTTCGTTTATTAAGTATACAGTAAGCTAAAGAAAGCAGAGAAAGAATTTCCCGAAGCATTTAAGAATCTAAATTCTTAACAGATCAGCTGCTCCTCTGATGGACCCCCTTTGCAGAACTCTACAAGTGATTTAAGAATGCTGTTTAGGAACAAAATACAAAGTTAGAGCTGTTACATTTAAGGAACTATGATAAATCATActcgtttaaataaataaatgcatgagtAGTATATGTGGATGACTTAAACAAACCCGAAACGAAGTTATGAAACATTTTGTTCGTGCTTTGAGCAATTTTTCAGTAGACCTCTTTAATTCAACtgatttaaattcaattcaattttatttgtatagcacttttaacaattgccattgttgcaaagcagctatacacaatcagaagaattatttaagtttgtacgACATGTGAacgtgtataaatcaaaatgataagattgttcctgatgagcaagccgaggacaacggtgacagtggcaaggaaaaactccctgagaaggTACTAGGAAGAAACCGTGAGAAGAACGCATCCAcatttgggtgaaacggatagcagggattgatctgcatcatactgtgaaagactggaagttcagtataacaggagatgtgtttaagttaaattgaagtccagttcattattggaggttCAGGAAGAcagtaggaaactccagtcctgaactatcaaacgATTGAAGTTAACAGTCCTCAGAGAaaagctgtctgcatcagccaaggacaggtgcgtctttgtggaaaagtggaattGCCCCAagcaccacacgcatcccaggcagaccatatgaggcatccatgcgacaagatctccaaccagaagcaggacaccaggacgaaTCAGACAGCTTCAGGGTGCAGAGGgggtctgaatcactggcagctcagggacgacatgtatagctcgaccgagagataggtagagggaaagataggtatggtcacagtcaaacaatgtataatgtgaatgtatatttagtgcagagtgcaagcagggactccagcaggactaactatgacagcataactaaagagccaggaggaaacacagacatgagggctccctgagatgtaaagcaaccaatcacttcactgtcaacaaacctgagggatcagtgagagtgggaaggacagcatctaaacataccagttcaccataatactctacgtctatGAGtctcccagatctgctcctttacctaaggcaaatctatttacaaaaatgcttggctaaataaataggtttttagccaagtcccaaacattaattggaagactattccataactttggggctttgtaagaaaaagctctaccccctgctgtagtttccATAAATTTGATAAATATAGTTTCCtactttgattgaagtaggcatGGTGGATCGTAAAACACAagcagtttactcagatactgcgggGCGAGAccattttttgctttattagtcaatagtaatattttaaaatcaatgcgaaatttcccAGGGaaccaatgcagtgtggataagataggggtgatgtgctcgtatcttctggttctagtgaggactcttgctgctgcattctggactaattaaagcttatttatttagt from Clarias gariepinus isolate MV-2021 ecotype Netherlands chromosome 19, CGAR_prim_01v2, whole genome shotgun sequence includes the following:
- the si:dkey-183i3.5 gene encoding thread biopolymer filament subunit alpha, which translates into the protein MADRNVKLTGGAVRYGATYGSNSLFTGARGGGGSSLVLSRSLGLARGAGASGGGFGLGLGIGGLGLALGAGAGAGAGGAGFGLGGGALALGSGYGLGAVGARAAGFRAGVAPLRARLGGRVFKVGGYGFNPSFLSSTTTVDAGVSPVPTIDPSLPSMDTVQITRMKEKEELQVLNDKFASFIDKARSLEQHNAILKAKIAMFTNPEQGGPASPSILLTSTIGSYKSQIDGLTATKEAIIAEIEHYKGIIADVQARYDEEVGQTKSLELEWGTLKEEVDSIYLTIFELQTGISGLEDQIALSKQLYDAKVKEVRNIVTGSVKSAVSISVDNTAQAQDLTSALADVKAHYEALAQRSKQDALHSVQDSLSLMSVSSQPSIQSLTTVKEELRVYKLQIDSVQREIDRLKSLNLQLESQVDEAESHSNSHTETYQEQVQTLKSQLDDLRKQITHYSQEYQELLASKMSLDVEITAYKKLLDSEENRLKSGGGITVHMSKTVVGGGGAAGGGGGALGFAAGGGAGGGFGGGAALGIGGGLGYGLGLGSGGGLGGGLGGFGGGLGVGLGGGLGLGAGGSSYMSSSLSSSALSSSVY
- the si:dkey-183i3.9 gene encoding uncharacterized protein C11orf87 homolog — translated: MSFRSTESWRCVNGTCAEKVEPFPPPLSSTFALILLGVAIVGIVALSLTTHHCHKGKMKRRKIQRAQEEYERDQLSPVPAARKADRCVIARPAAGRTAPPPGRQDTAAVSAHTGAVEAGVLESVAVSR